TGctatacattcagtggtgtgggcaGTTACTGGGAAGAGATAACCTGAATAGTGTATCTTGCGCTATGGAGCACGTTTACTTGTCAGGGGATGGTGGGAACAATTCTATTGGCTCTTGGTGTCACATGTAAACCCAACTTTGTTCACTTGACAGTAAGTAGGAGGGTTTTACGAAACAGGAAAACGGCTAGGACTACAGGAATAAATTGTACATGGGTTTTGGGTGCAATTCAAACAAATAAATGGCCATGAGTTCGTTTTTGATCAGCTCCAATTATGTGGACCCCAAATTTCCACCGTGTGAGGAATATTCCCACAGTGATTACCTTCCCAGTCAATCTCCAGCGTATTTCTGCAACCAGAAGAGGGAAATCAGCTTCCAGCATGGGGCGACCTCCCCCCGATCTGCCTGCACCAGCCAACACTACTCCTGTCCGGGCTCCGGACGCCAGTCTTCCATGCTATCTCCCCGGAATCATCCCCAAGCTGGACTACTCCCTGAAGACAAGCATCAGTGTCAGACCACAGTCCCTGGGTCACCTCCGTCCTGCAGCCGAAAATCATTAGATCATAAGCCCCCAGAATCCTCCTCCCAGGACCCAGTTGTGTACCCCTGGATGAAGAAGGTGCACATTTGCACTGGTAAGTACACCAGTTGTCTCAGCTCTCAACTAACCCAACACTTGGAAATTGTGTGTCCTTTTAAATTTACGATCTCCTGTTTGCAGGGCAGTATAATTACATCCTCCATAaatttttattgctttacttgGCCAACTGCCTTTGAAGTAGAGTTTACCATCCTCCTCAAATTTCTCCAAATCCCTTTTAAGTACTGTGTACCTTCCTACAttaagtttttatgttttttctaatTTGTGTTTAAGTAGCAGATTGGGTAAACTTTCACTGCATTCTGTCACTTTAACGTGGTGCTGTTAAAAAGTTCATAGCTCACATGTAACATCCAGGAATATAGGATGAGGATGAAGAAAAACTTGTTTATAATTCATTGTTTAGGGATAGACATACCCTACACTTAacaacagtgttttttttttattattaactgcAGAATACCTCCTCCATATACTCCAATAACAGAGCGTGTATTGTTTGTGATTTTCTTTCAGTCAGTGCTACTTATTCTGGGGGAGAACTCAAGCGTGCCCGCACAGCTTACACCAGGCAGCAAGTACTGGAACTGGAAAAAGAGTTTCACTATAACCGCTATCTGACCCGCAGACGCAGAGTGGAGATTGCGCACACTTTGCACCTTTCTGAGCGTCAGATCAAGATCTGGTTCCAAAACAGGAGGATGAAGTGGAAAAAAGACCATAAGCTGCCAAATACCAAAATCAGGGCTAACACCTCTTCAAGCCTGCACATGACTGAGGGTTCCCAGaatgtgggcaacacctccccaACAGGCCCCTAAAAAGTATCAAGCGCAATTCTTAAATCCCATATAAAACTAGACATTTTCgttatttatttaaaggaagaCAGTGCCAGGAGAAGCAGACTTGACTTTGTTCCTCACCCTCATTCAGGAGAAGCCTGTAGATAGATTTCAGATTTGGAGAAGATAGATCTATGTTTCATCTTTAATCACGCCAAACTCTGGCCCATTTGTCATGTTTACACTGCGGTACAAAGGATGAACCTCGCTTGACAGAACCGACGTTCACTTTAATAAATGAGGCTCCTTCTTCTGGCAGAACTGTATTTCTCTGCCTTTGTGCTACAGCAGGACTTTCAGTGTCGGTTCTGACATCAGTACACAATACTAGTTACATGTACATTGCCAGGACTTGTGGGGAGAGTCAGATTTGTGTTAATAATATTGTTGTTCAAGAACAGGTATCCTACCCTCTTGTACTTAGCACACAGTAGGGATTTGTAAACACCTCTAGTTCCTTAAAATATTCACCATCAGTAGTCTATGATATGAGGACTGGTGGCCTGGGGGAGAACCCTTTATAATCTCCAGCTGATATTTCAACCAAccctataatgtatttatatgcagAGATTAATAATCAGAACTGAGGCAAACAAAGGATCGGAGAGAGCAGTTATTCTTCAACGCTAGCTTTGCCGTGGGATCTGCCCTTGCTTATTGtaaatagaatataaataaatatttttttcctcacgtggatgtgtgtttatgtattataCTGTTTTGAACTGGAAACTTGTCCTCCTCTAGGTAGCTTGCAGGCCAAGTTATCAGTAAGTACTGTTTGTCTTCTACATTAAAGTCATATTTGTTCATACTCACTGTAACACCACTACATAATGACTGGCACTATCTGTTTGCAAACAGCACTTAACTGAAGCTGAAAGTTTATTTTAAACTCGAGACTCCCTTCAAGCGTTAGTGAAAGAGGCCTCTAGCTCTAAAAATCAGCTtctacatttaatacattaatgagatttttttttttgcacagatgTTTCTCGGTGTTTCCaggtttttctgtgtgtttttatattaCAAAGGAGCTTGGCCACTGCAATAGCTCAAACTCTGACAAGCAAATAGATAATCAAGAAGACAAATGGGTTCTTTTGTGAGACACGGCCTTGTATtaattttcattttctttctctctctctctctctcttaccaaatttcagctctggactaaatatcatttttattattttgtgcactTTTTGTTTAAATTGAACACTCATGTTGTGTCGGATATAATGGCTATTTGTATGTGTGAATTATTTATGTATCAAACACACCGCCTGAAActtatgtgtacacacacacacacacacacatatatatatatatatatatatatatatatatatatata
The nucleotide sequence above comes from Mixophyes fleayi isolate aMixFle1 chromosome 6, aMixFle1.hap1, whole genome shotgun sequence. Encoded proteins:
- the HOXB4 gene encoding homeobox protein Hox-B4, which translates into the protein MAMSSFLISSNYVDPKFPPCEEYSHSDYLPSQSPAYFCNQKREISFQHGATSPRSACTSQHYSCPGSGRQSSMLSPRNHPQAGLLPEDKHQCQTTVPGSPPSCSRKSLDHKPPESSSQDPVVYPWMKKVHICTVSATYSGGELKRARTAYTRQQVLELEKEFHYNRYLTRRRRVEIAHTLHLSERQIKIWFQNRRMKWKKDHKLPNTKIRANTSSSLHMTEGSQNVGNTSPTGP